The Culex pipiens pallens isolate TS chromosome 2, TS_CPP_V2, whole genome shotgun sequence DNA window ACCAAGGCGGTCAAGCTGGGCTTCAATGTTGGCGTTGTAAGTCACACTTCTCGTGAACAATGACTGTCAATATTACTAGACACTTCTCCCTTTTTCAAGGACAACATCATCTCCACGGCCTGGCTGGCGGCACGCTACCTCAAGGCCAAAAACTTTACCAAGAAGGTGTACGTGGTGGGCTCCACCGGCATCACCCGCGAGCTGGAGGCCGTCGGAATCCGCCACATTGGAATCGGTCCGGACGTCCTGCAAGGCACTCTAGCCGAAGCGGTTCACGCCTTCACGCCGGACCCGGAAGTCGGCGCCGTAATCGTAGGCTTCGACGAACATTTCAGCTTCGTCAAAATGATGAAGGCCGCCTCGTACCTCAACAACCAGGAAGTCATCTTCATCGGAACCAACACCGACGAGCGGTTCCCGATGCCGGACTGTGTAATCCCCGGAACGGGAAGCATCGTGAACGCGGTGACGACCTGTGCCGAGCGGCCGCCCACGGTGATGGGCAAACCGAACAAACACATCTGTGATATACTGCAGCAGGAGTACAAGGTCGATCCGGAGCGGACGCTCATGATCGGAGATCGCTGCAATACGGATATCCTGCTGGGGAAGAATTGCGGGTTCAAGACGCTGCTGGTGGAGACGGGAATTCACAAGGCGGAGGATATCGAGAAGTGGGCGCAGTCGGAGGATGAGGAAACGAGACGGTTGGTTCCGGATGTTTATGCTGGGAAGTTGGGGGATTTGCTGCCGTACTTGTAAGGGATTTGCATGCCTTGATGCTTTGAAAGTGGCTTttagaacatttatttttatttgcgaaCATGATGGACATATTCAGCTGCCATTGAATaaataaagcttaatttttttgttgaaaatctgttgtgttttctttttttcgacAACTACAAAAACTGCACACACAAAACACATACCGCTTCACAACTGATCCGGTGCATTTCGTACGGTATGTTCACGCATCCATCCTCGCCTGTAGATTctatgaaatgtgatccgttcacagtagagcgtccaatttcccggggttacaaaattcccgggaaacgggaaatttcaacaaatttcccgggaaatcccgggaattccagggaaatttgaaaaatgacgaaaattattctgatcctgtttctggttaatattttgcaacagaattgtatagaacGGCATCATTAATGTCCAAAATcagtgtgaggatcaatgaaTGGCTtgaatgcttgtaaaaaatcatgaagcTATGAGAAGATAgtataccgtaatctggggtgaatcgggactacagtctgaataggaacagcagtttttagagcacttaaagcttttaaatttgaaaatggatgtacacattttgttggcctgagtctgttctaaccgaaaccaaccagaaaaatcaaaatattgtactccaacatggttaaaactgctgtcccaattcgccccatgtgtcccgattgaccccagtttacggtaagtttttttattttttatgctgtctttcaaatcgtaccaaaatattattattatttttttgttaaaaagtatttttttaatcaaagtgtttggacagtgaaaatttatgccccacaaaaataaaattgcttttaaatttgtctcagtgaccataacgttgaaacaaaaaaaaatatcatgtagAAATAATGTTTCTTATGGCAAATTACTTAtttcagaacaagtattttcaacttgtgaaCAAATAGATTATCACTGTTTCTTGATACCAAACtcacagttttacaaaaattgaagcgagtttttgaaataattgttgGATTCTTTGGGTAAACTTCATAAGATTTTTCATGGTTCCATTTATGGAACGATATTAGTTATATGGTTAAATGtcctaataaattaattagattaaaataattttcatagtgtaaaagtggttgaaattaaacgatattttttcatattttaaatttaccgattatatcttgaatacttttaaacaaattcttcttgaacaaacctttttgaaaaatttaatcctatcaattaaattttcatccaatttggtcaaggttaacaaaaattatattttcaaatgatataacaaaaaaagtcgttaaaataaattgtcgaaaaaaaataggcaatattcatgccataatagcgtaatttgtgttgcccaacatataaccaaacaatattcctagttgtgaatgcttcaggaataaatattatctgaattaaaactTGGCATGAAATTAACAGAcatagttcaatatgaacattaaattgaaatgaataaaatcaaataaggttctctaattattggtgccaaaaaggtaggaaaatgtatacttacatttgtatttcgggaattcccgggaaatttacaaatttcccgggaaacgggaaatattttttcccgggaaaacccgggaa harbors:
- the LOC120412353 gene encoding glycerol-3-phosphate phosphatase-like translates to MTLINRVSSRLLSTMYKNSGTNLASLSPAEIKDWVGSFDTVLTDCDGVIWVDNNTLPQATDVINKFIENGKQLFFVTNNSTKTRPEFVTKAVKLGFNVGVDNIISTAWLAARYLKAKNFTKKVYVVGSTGITRELEAVGIRHIGIGPDVLQGTLAEAVHAFTPDPEVGAVIVGFDEHFSFVKMMKAASYLNNQEVIFIGTNTDERFPMPDCVIPGTGSIVNAVTTCAERPPTVMGKPNKHICDILQQEYKVDPERTLMIGDRCNTDILLGKNCGFKTLLVETGIHKAEDIEKWAQSEDEETRRLVPDVYAGKLGDLLPYL